Proteins encoded together in one Hevea brasiliensis isolate MT/VB/25A 57/8 chromosome 16, ASM3005281v1, whole genome shotgun sequence window:
- the LOC110641207 gene encoding cytochrome P450 87A3, producing MWALCFGALVIISFTYWVYRWRNPRCNGKLPPGSMGLPLLGETIQFFAPNPSSDIPPFVKERMKRYGPIFRTNLVGRPVVVSTDPDLNYFIFQQEGQLFQSWYPDTFTEIFGRQNVGSLHGFMYKYLKNMVLNLFGPESLKKMLPEIQQAASSRLELWSRQDTVELKEATASMIFDLTAKKLISYDQENSSENLRDNFVAFMQGLISFPLEVPGTAYHKCLQGRRKAMKMLKNLLHERRANPRKHQSDFFDFVLEELKKEGSILTEEIALDLMFVLLFASFETTSLAITMAIKFLSDHPLVLKQLTEEHEAILKNRENADSGISWKEYKSMTFTFQFINETVRLANIVPVIFRKVLREIQFKGYTIPAGWAVMVCPPAVHLNHKKYEDPLAFNPWRWEGPEINGASKHFMAFGGGMRFCVGTDFTKVQMAVFLHCLVTKYRWQAIKGGNIVRTPGLQFPNGYHVKIMEKQTRFIST from the exons ATGTGGGCTTTGTGTTTTGGAGCTTTGGTTATTATAAGTTTCACATATTGGGTTTACCGCTGGAGAAATCCCAGATGCAATGGGAAACTCCCCCCTGGTTCAATGGGATTGCCACTCCTTGGCGAGACGATTCAGTTCTTTGCTCCCAACCCTTCTTCTGATATTCCTCCCTTTGTCAAAGAGAGGATGAAAAG ATACGGGCCAATATTCCGGACTAATTTGGTTGGAAGGCCAGTTGTAGTATCAACAGACCCAGATCTCAATTACTTCATCTTTCAACAAGAAGGACAGCTGTTTCAGAGCTGGTATCCAGATACTTTCACGGAAATCTTTGGACGACAAAATGTGGGTTCATTACATGGGTTCATGTACAAGTACCTCAAGAATATGGTGCTAAATCTCTTTGGTCCTGAAAGCCTCAAGAAAATGCTCCCTGAAATTCAACAGGCAGCATCTAGCAGATTAGAACTATGGTCCCGTCAGGACACCGTAGAATTGAAAGAAGCTACCGCTAGT ATGATATTTGATCTGACTGCAAAGAAGCTGATAAGTTATGATCAAGAGAATTCCTCGGAGAACCTCAGGGATAACTTCGTTGCATTCATGCAAGGCTTAATCTCCTTCCCTTTGGAAGTGCCTGGAACGGCATATCACAAATGTTTACAG GGTAGGAGAAAGGCAATGAAAATGTTAAAAAACCTGCTACATGAAAGAAGAGCAAATCCGAGAAAGCACCAAAGTGATTTTTTTGACTTCGTACTTGAAGAACTTAAGAAAGAGGGATCGATCCTCACAGAGGAAATTGCTCTGGATTTGATGTTTGTGCTATTATTTGCTAGCTTTGAAACAACTTCCTTGGCTATAACTATGGCCATCAAATTTCTCTCAGACCATCCACTGGTGCTGAAGCAATTAACG GAAGAGCACGAAGCAATTTTGAAAAATCGGGAAAATGCCGACTCTGGCATTTCTTGGAAAGAATACAAATCAATGACATTTACCTTTCAG TTCATCAATGAAACTGTTAGACTGGCAAACATTGTTCCAGTAATCTTCAGAAAAGTGCTCAGAGAAATCCAGTTTAAGG GATATACCATTCCGGCTGGTTGGGCAGTAATGGTCTGTCCCCCTGCGGTACACTTGAACCACAAAAAATATGAAGACCCACTTGCTTTCAATCCATGGAGATGGGag GGTCCGGAAATAAATGGGGCATCAAAACATTTTATGGCTTTTGGTGGCGGCATGAGATTTTGTGTAGGAACAGATTTTACCAAGGTGCAGATGGCTGTATTTCTCCATTGCTTGGTCACAAAGTACAG GTGGCAGGCAATCAAAGGAGGAAATATCGTCCGGACTCCTGGTTTACAATTTCCAAATGGTTATCACGTTAAGATCATGGAGAAACAGACAAGATTCATTTCTACATGA